The genomic segment AAATGTATCCACATCATTTCCAATCGGTGTTAGTGCACCCATACCAGTAACTACTACTCGTTTTCTCGTCATCTTATATGTTCTCCCCTTTAGTCCAAGTAATGTAAGAAGCTCCCCAAGTCAAGCCAGCACCAAATCCTGCAAGAACGAGTGTCGTTCCCGGTTGTAGTCGCCCTTGACGCCGTGCTTCTTCTAATGCCAACGGAATCGACGCCGCTGATGTATTTGCATGTTCATCAATCGTGACGATGACTTTCTTTTCATCGATACCTAATCGTTCGCGTGCCGCGTCGATAATCCGTAAGTTTGCTTGGTGCGGAATCAATAAGTCAAGTGATTCCAACGATCCGTTCGCTTTTTGAATGACTTTATCGACAATCTCTGGTAATTTTCGAACGGCAAATTTAAACACTTCTCGCCCGTTCATTTCAATTGGTCCATCCAACTCTTTAAACAACAGATGTGCCCCTCGCCCATCCGTTCCGAGTTCAAACGCATTCAATCCTTGCTGTTCTGTTGGTCCGAGGACGACTGCACCTGCACCATCACCAAACAAAATTGCTGTCGACCGGTCTGACCAGTCGACGATGCTCGACATTTTTTCCGCTCCAATGACGAGCGCATACTTAGAGTTCGTCGCCCCCATCATGCTTGATGCTGTTTGAAGAGCGAAGATGAAACCGCTACAAGCAGCACTAATATCAAATGCCGTCGCGCCTAACGCCCCTAACCGTTCCTGAACGATACAGGCTGTTGAAGGAAAGGCACGTCCTGTCGCTGTCCCGACGACGATCAATCCGATATCATCAGCTGTTAGGTTCGCATCAATCAATGCTTGTTGAGCGGCCTCTGTCGCTAAATCCGTTACATCGACTTCGTCTGTTGCAATCCGTCTTGCACCGATTCCCGTTCGTGTCCGAATCCATTCATCGCTCGTATCAAGCGTCTTCGCTAAATCATCATTTGTAATCCGACGTTCTGGTAATGACGTCCCTAGTCCTACAATCCCGATATTCATGTGGTCGCTCCTTTAGTATTAGTATCTGGTACTAATATAAAGCGTTAATCCTTTTTTGTCAAAGAAAAAAGAAGGGTCCCTTCGATTAGGGTCCCTCCTCCATCCACCTTACGCTTCAGAATCTGCTAGCGTTCGTACAACTTCCATGACCATCTTCGCAGAGTTAATCGACGCAATTTCTAAAAATTCATCAAATGAGAGGGAAGCTTCCTCATCTGCACTATCCGAAATCGAACGTGTTACGACGAAAGGAACATCGAATTGATGACAGACTTGTGCGATCGGTGCTGCTTCCATTTCAACTGCTGCGACGTCCGGGAAGTTCTTTTTAATGAGTGTCGAGCGCTCTGTATCATGAATGAAAGAATCTCCTGTCACGATTAGACCGTGAACGACATTAATCGACTCCATCCGTTCGATGACGGCTTCAGCTGTCGCGACAAGTTTTTCGTCTGCCACGTAAGCAGCAGGCATTCCCGGCACTTGACCGTACTCGTATCCAAACGCCGTCACGTCGACATCATGATGACGGACTTCTGTCGAGACGACGACGTCACCGACAGTCAGCCCTGCCTTAAATCCACCAGCAGAACCCGTGTTGATGACGGCACTTGGTTTAAAATGATCCAGTAATAATGTCGTCCCAATCGCAGCATTCACTTTCCCGATGCCTGATTTCAAGATGACGACTGGCACACTGTTCAATAAACCTTCATAAAAATGATAGTTAGCGATCATCGTGTCTTTTCGTTCAGAAAGTTCATTCCGAAGTAAGTTGACCTCTTCTTCCATTGCTCCAATGATAGCGATTGGCATACTCATTCCTCCATCATACAGAAAGCCGGATTGCTCCGGCTTCATCGTTTTATTTATTTAATCGATGTAATCTTTACAGCGAAATCTCCACCTGGAGCTTGTACCGATACTTTCTCACCTACGCTATGTCCGAGTAAGCTTTTAGCGATTGGTGATTCGTTCGAGATTTTACCTGTGAACGGATCCGCTTCTGCACTTCCGACAATCGTGTACGTTTCTTCTTCATCATCTTCAAGAATCAAGAATGTGACCGTCGTTCCGATACTAACGACCGAAATATCCTTTTCTTCTTCAGAAATAATTGCTACGTTACGTAGCATTTCCTCAAGTTGTGCAATCCGTCCTTCGACCATCGCTTGTTCTTCTTTCGCTGAATCATATTCTGCGTTCTCAGACAAGTCTCCGAAAGATCGGGCAATCTTAATATTTTCAACTACTTCTTTACGGCGGACTGACTTCAGTTCGTTTAATTCGTTCTCAATTTTCGCTTTACCTTCAAGCGTCATATAGTACTGTTTTTCTGCCATTTTTGTCACGCTCCTTTTTATTCCACTAGTATAGTATATTCACATCTTTTTTGGAATCAATATCCTCTTTCATCAAGTGCTGTTCGATAATCGAGGATGGCACGAATCTTCGTTACGAGGAGATCAATCGCGACATGATTCTCTCCACCTTCCGGAACGATGATATCTGCATAACGTTTTGTCGGCTCACAAAACTGAAGATGCATCGGACGGACGACATTCGTATACTGCTCGACGACCGAGTCGATTGATCGACCACGTTCGTTGATATCACGTTGCATCCGTCGTAAAATCCGTACGTCTGCATCCGTGTCGACAAACACTTTAATATCCATCAGTTCCCGTAAACGCTCATCTTCAAGCGCTAAAATCCCTTCAACGATGATGACATCTCGTGGATCGAGTTTAATCGTCTCTTCCGCTCGCGTATGCGCAACGTAATCATAAACAGGTTTTTCAACCGCAATGTTTTCGCGTAACGATTTGATATGATCAATCAGCAAATCATTATCGAATGCAAACGGATGGTCATAATTTGTTTGATATCTTTCTTCCATCGAGAGTGTACTTTGATCTTTATAATAAGCATCTTGCTCGATCATGACGATCGATTCGCTCGGGAAAGCTGCGACGAGTGAGCGTGCGACTGTCGTCTTTCCTGATCCCGTACCTCCAGCAACGCCAATTACAACCGGTTTTTGCATTGATTTTGTTCCTCCATCATTCCGACTTGATTTTTCGACTTACGGAAACACCGTCTCCGAGCGGAAAAATCGTCGTATCGTATTGTTCTTGTTCCATCATCCAGACTGTGAATTCCTTGACGAGACGGACGAGTCGTCGTCTTCTTCGATCAAACGTTTTTGGATCTGTTTCTAAGACATCACCATGTAAAAATAGATTATCCGTGTATAAAATCCCGCCTATTGGCACAAGCCGCCCATAACCGTTGAAGAATTTTTTATACTGCCCTTTCGCCGCATCGATGAAGATTGCATCGAACTCTTGGTCAAGGGTTTCGGCTAATTCTACTGCATCTGCAAAAACGATGTCAATTCGGTCCGCGACATCTGACCGGGCGATGAATGCTTTTGCTTCTTCATACCGTTTTGCATTTCGTTCGACTGTCGTGATGCGTGCGTTTGGCAATGCACGTGCCATTCGAATCGCGCTATATCCAATTGCCGTCCCTAGTTCGAGTATTCGCTTTGGTTGTTGTAGCGTCAGCAACGATAATAACACTTCTGACCCCGTCAACTCAATGATTGGGATGTGATGTTCCTTAGCATATGCTTCCATCTCTTCGAGTAGCGAATCACGTGGCTTAATCATTGCTTCGACATACGCTGTAAACTCATTCATTCGAACTACTCCTTCTCCGCATAAACAGGTTGA from the Exiguobacterium oxidotolerans JCM 12280 genome contains:
- the udk gene encoding uridine kinase produces the protein MQKPVVIGVAGGTGSGKTTVARSLVAAFPSESIVMIEQDAYYKDQSTLSMEERYQTNYDHPFAFDNDLLIDHIKSLRENIAVEKPVYDYVAHTRAEETIKLDPRDVIIVEGILALEDERLRELMDIKVFVDTDADVRILRRMQRDINERGRSIDSVVEQYTNVVRPMHLQFCEPTKRYADIIVPEGGENHVAIDLLVTKIRAILDYRTALDERGY
- the greA gene encoding transcription elongation factor GreA, translated to MAEKQYYMTLEGKAKIENELNELKSVRRKEVVENIKIARSFGDLSENAEYDSAKEEQAMVEGRIAQLEEMLRNVAIISEEEKDISVVSIGTTVTFLILEDDEEETYTIVGSAEADPFTGKISNESPIAKSLLGHSVGEKVSVQAPGGDFAVKITSIK
- a CDS encoding beta-ketoacyl-ACP synthase III, with the translated sequence MNIGIVGLGTSLPERRITNDDLAKTLDTSDEWIRTRTGIGARRIATDEVDVTDLATEAAQQALIDANLTADDIGLIVVGTATGRAFPSTACIVQERLGALGATAFDISAACSGFIFALQTASSMMGATNSKYALVIGAEKMSSIVDWSDRSTAILFGDGAGAVVLGPTEQQGLNAFELGTDGRGAHLLFKELDGPIEMNGREVFKFAVRKLPEIVDKVIQKANGSLESLDLLIPHQANLRIIDAARERLGIDEKKVIVTIDEHANTSAASIPLALEEARRQGRLQPGTTLVLAGFGAGLTWGASYITWTKGENI
- the mtnN gene encoding 5'-methylthioadenosine/S-adenosylhomocysteine nucleosidase, giving the protein MPIAIIGAMEEEVNLLRNELSERKDTMIANYHFYEGLLNSVPVVILKSGIGKVNAAIGTTLLLDHFKPSAVINTGSAGGFKAGLTVGDVVVSTEVRHHDVDVTAFGYEYGQVPGMPAAYVADEKLVATAEAVIERMESINVVHGLIVTGDSFIHDTERSTLIKKNFPDVAAVEMEAAPIAQVCHQFDVPFVVTRSISDSADEEASLSFDEFLEIASINSAKMVMEVVRTLADSEA
- a CDS encoding O-methyltransferase, which codes for MNEFTAYVEAMIKPRDSLLEEMEAYAKEHHIPIIELTGSEVLLSLLTLQQPKRILELGTAIGYSAIRMARALPNARITTVERNAKRYEEAKAFIARSDVADRIDIVFADAVELAETLDQEFDAIFIDAAKGQYKKFFNGYGRLVPIGGILYTDNLFLHGDVLETDPKTFDRRRRRLVRLVKEFTVWMMEQEQYDTTIFPLGDGVSVSRKIKSE